In bacterium, the genomic stretch GATGCGATCAGAAAGCGGGCGGACGCGTGGTTCTCATCGTTCGCAGGCCCAATCGGTTTTGAGATTCGTGACCTTAGCGTCGCTGCTGGCGATGACATGGCCTTCTGCCACGGCCTCAGTGGGGTCAACGGGACGCGGACAGACGGAGCGAAGATCGGAATGTGGTACCGCACGACTATTTGTTACCGAAGGGTAGACGGCAGGTGGATGATTACGCATGA encodes the following:
- a CDS encoding SgcJ/EcaC family oxidoreductase, translating into MTSADTGTVADVRRLIEDRVKAIRAKDVNALVSRCAPDVVSFDVVNPLQYTGADAIRKRADAWFSSFAGPIGFEIRDLSVAAGDDMAFCHGLSGVNGTRTDGAKIGMWYRTTICYRRVDGRWMITHEHNSVPFNVENGKASLDLKPD